The following proteins come from a genomic window of Puntigrus tetrazona isolate hp1 chromosome 15, ASM1883169v1, whole genome shotgun sequence:
- the LOC122358602 gene encoding calcium-activated chloride channel regulator 4A-like, translating into MISTIDFLLIFRCSKNIKGQHYDVITGSQCRTDPRTSLPTNGCKFLPNKYQNTHNSIMFLPGLNSVSAFCRENEHNYEAPNLQNKKCGKATWTVIFEDSVDKNALRSLKPLKSSPPAPSFKVVQRMHRVVCLVLDVSGSMKGSRILRLQQAATHFLQNIIEDQSSVGIVTFSTSASTLSQLTSIDNESTRKKLIKLLPKEANGWTNMCKGLNLGLEVLKKDNGDVEGDEIIFLTDGEATDDLNSCVPNAINSGAIIHTAAFGNKANKALREMAEKTGGKFITATDDILSNQLLNGFSTLTIPTGDQTKDPVQIDSVGAKTSDWFNGTVSVDQTIGTKTSFTITYETTAPKAYIQSPSGLVYNQMKMSHYKSTKTITFKVPGTAQPGDWKYSIQSPIFQTLTITVTSQASQADVPPIIVKAHMNQQFNDGTKPMIVFAEVSQDYKPVKNAEVWATLEPETGPAQTLQLLDNGAGADAFKDDGVYSRYFAKMKNGRSSLKVRAKNQDGQARFTFQKRGGAPYVPGYIVNGVVELNPSKSPVLSESLVIGNFTRTATGESFEVVLKSTTPPNFPPNRITDLSAEIQEDTVLLSWTAPGEDLDQGTVSYPHSCQQLEKVARFPPPIIKD; encoded by the exons ATGATCTCAACTATTGATTTCCTGCTTATATTTAGGTGtagcaaaaacattaaaggtCAGCATTATGATGTTATTACTGGATCTCAGTGCCGCACGGATCCACGGACTTCACTACCGACTAATGGTTGCAAGTTTCTTCCTAACaaatatcaaaacacacacaattccATAATGTTTCTACCTGGCCTGAATTCT gtAAGCGCATTTTGTCGTGAAAACGAGCACAACTATGAAGCCCCaaacctgcagaataaaaaatgtggcaaaGCAACATGGACTGTAATATTCGAGGATTCTGTGGATAAAAACGCACTTCGCTCTTTAAAACCACTGAAGTCTTCTCCACCAGCACCATCTTTTAAAGTTGTGCAGCGAATGCATCGGGTCGTTTGTCTCGTACTTGATGTCTCAGGAAGCATGAAA GGCTCTAGAATACTTCGACTGCAACAGGCTGCCACACATTTCTTGCAGAATATCATTGAGGACCAATCCAGTGTTGGAATTGTAACTTTTAGTACTTCTGCTTCTACTCTGAGTCAACTGACTTCAATTGACAATGAGTCCACACGAAAGAAACTTATAAAATTGTTGCCAAAGGAGGCAAATGGATGGACAAACATGTGCAAAGGCCTCAATCTAGGCTTAGAG GTACTTAAAAAGGACAATGGGGATGTAGAAGGagatgaaataatttttttgacagATGGTGAAGCCACAGATGACCTTAATAGCTGTGTTCCCAACGCAATTAATAGTGGCGCCATTATACACACAGCTGCTTTTGGTAATAAAGCCAATAAAGCACTGAGGGAAATGGCAGAGAAAACTG GGGGAAAATTTATCACAGCCACTGATGACATTCTCTCTAATCAACTACTGAATGGATTTTCTACATTAACTATACCTACAGGAGATCAAACAAAAGACCCAGTTCAG ATAGACAGTGTGGGAGCAAAAACATCTGATTGGTTCAATGGGACAGTATCAGTCGATCAGACTATTGGTACCAAAACCAGCTTTACAATAACTTATGAAACAACTGCACCTAAAGCCTACATACAGTCACCTAGTGGCTTAGTCTACAATCAAATGAAGATGAGTCAttataaatcaacaaaaacaataacttttaaAGTACCAGGAACCGCACAG CCTGGGGACTGGAAGTACAGTATCCAAAGTCCAATATTTCAGACTTTGACTATAACAGTAACGAGTCAAGCATCACAAGCTGATGTTCCTCCTATCATTGTCAAAGCCCACATGAACCAGCAGTTCAATGATGGCACTAAACCTATGATAGTGTTTGCTGAGGTTAGTCAGGATTACAAGCCTGTAAAAAATGCTGAAGTGTGGGCTACACTGGAGCCAGAAACTGGGCCTGCACAAACATTACAACTCCTGGACAACGGAGCAG gaGCTGATGCTTTCAAAGATGATGGCGTCTATTCCAGATATTTCGCAAAGATGAAAAACGGGAGAAGCAGCTTGAAAGTAAGAGCAAAGAATCAAGATGGACAAGCCAGATTTACTTTCCAAAAAAGGGGCGGTGCTCCGTATGTACCTGGATATATAGTAAACG GTGTGGTTGAACTGAACCCATCAAAATCTCCAGTTTTGTCAGAATCACTTGTAATTGGAAACTTCACCAGAACAGCCACCGGAGAGAGTTTTGAGGTTGTACTTAAAAGCACAACTCCACCAAATTTCCCTCCGAACAGAATCACAGATCTGAGCGCTGAGATCCAGGAGGACACTGTGCTTCTCAGCTGGACAGCTCCTGGTGAGGACCTTGACCAAGGGACAG TTTCGTACCCTCACAGCTGCCAGCAGCTGGAAAAAGTTGCTCGCTTCCCACCACCTATCATCAAGGACTGA